From a region of the Streptomyces sp. NBC_00102 genome:
- a CDS encoding MarR family winged helix-turn-helix transcriptional regulator has product MSDDIVASVVRQWQAVSPGLDTGPMELIGRINRCAALLQQAEDAPLRAAGLNRAEFDLLGAVRRTGRELTPGELARETFSSGAAVTKRLRALTERGLVERRGDDRDRRVALVRLTEEGRGLVDRLLPQQLAYERTVLAGLDEPARDRLSAQLSELLVQLEGRLGGAGR; this is encoded by the coding sequence GTGAGCGACGACATCGTGGCCTCGGTGGTACGGCAGTGGCAGGCGGTGAGCCCCGGCCTCGACACCGGCCCCATGGAGCTGATCGGCCGGATCAACCGCTGCGCGGCACTCCTCCAGCAGGCCGAGGACGCCCCGCTGCGCGCAGCCGGACTGAACCGCGCCGAGTTCGACCTGCTCGGTGCGGTACGCCGCACCGGCCGCGAGCTCACCCCCGGCGAACTCGCCCGCGAGACCTTCTCCTCCGGTGCCGCCGTCACCAAGCGGTTGCGTGCTCTCACCGAACGCGGCCTCGTCGAGCGCCGGGGCGACGACCGGGACCGCAGGGTCGCCCTCGTCCGTCTCACCGAGGAGGGGCGCGGCCTCGTCGACCGGCTGCTGCCCCAGCAACTCGCCTACGAACGCACCGTGCTGGCCGGACTGGACGAGCCGGCCCGCGACCGCCTCAGCGCCCAGCTCAGCGAACTGCTGGTGCAGCTGGAGGGGCGGCTGGGCGGCGCCGGGCGCTGA
- a CDS encoding IclR family transcriptional regulator, whose protein sequence is MASAPGYTIESLDTGLRLMRLFLTHDTLTVSEAAELLEVGRSTAHRVLTTLEGRGFAGRDASGRGYSAGPELMRLGRPAGFGAAVRERVARVLDDAVRRTGETVQAVALIGDRIIVTDGRESPHPVRVRPGTGLTHPAHATAGGKMLLALMTAGQVDALYPGEELEPVTARTTVSRTALLAELDRVRAQGYAVDGGESARGMHAVAVPLSGSGPRDRIALVVAVPADRGDEAELGEHALRLRQSAAALERPAAG, encoded by the coding sequence ATGGCATCGGCACCGGGCTACACGATCGAGTCGCTGGACACCGGTCTGCGGCTCATGCGGCTGTTCCTGACCCATGACACGCTCACCGTCAGCGAGGCCGCCGAGCTGCTGGAGGTGGGGCGTTCCACCGCGCACCGGGTGCTGACCACGCTGGAGGGGCGGGGGTTCGCCGGACGCGACGCCTCGGGACGGGGCTACTCGGCGGGGCCGGAGCTGATGAGGCTGGGACGCCCCGCGGGGTTCGGTGCCGCCGTCCGGGAGCGGGTGGCCCGGGTCCTGGACGACGCCGTCCGGCGCACCGGGGAGACGGTGCAGGCGGTCGCGCTGATCGGGGACCGGATCATCGTCACGGACGGGCGGGAGTCACCGCACCCGGTGCGGGTGCGGCCGGGGACGGGGCTGACCCACCCGGCGCACGCGACGGCGGGCGGCAAGATGCTCCTCGCCCTGATGACGGCGGGGCAGGTCGACGCCCTGTACCCGGGCGAGGAGTTGGAACCGGTCACCGCGCGCACGACCGTCTCCCGCACCGCGTTGCTCGCGGAGCTGGACCGGGTCCGCGCCCAGGGGTACGCGGTCGACGGCGGCGAGTCGGCGCGGGGCATGCACGCCGTCGCGGTGCCGCTCTCCGGTTCGGGACCGCGCGACCGGATCGCCCTGGTCGTCGCGGTCCCCGCCGACCGGGGCGACGAGGCCGAGCTCGGCGAACACGCCTTGCGGCTGCGGCAGTCGGCGGCGGCGCTGGAGCGGCCCGCCGCCGGGTGA